A DNA window from Zingiber officinale cultivar Zhangliang chromosome 3A, Zo_v1.1, whole genome shotgun sequence contains the following coding sequences:
- the LOC122052603 gene encoding probable inactive purple acid phosphatase 16: MGRAHPSIAFLLLLFFCFLVSTLVALSDSRRQDPLLPLPNANPLRFSADGSPFKIALFADLHYGENAWTDWGPAQDDGSDRVMSAVLDAEDPDFVIYLGDVITANNLPITNASLYWDRALSLTRNKGKPWSTVFGNHDDALFEWPSEWFSATGIPQVNCPSANVPFSGDTDCSFKGTTRIDLISTEIKNNVLSRTTRGPNTLWPSVSNYVLQVSSYKDPMLPVVFFYFLDSGGGSYPEVVSKAQAKWFQRQSQGINPNASIPEVIFWHIPSRAYQKVAPVPTTQIHTPCVGSINKEKVAPQVSEWGIMDILASRASVKAVFAGHNHGLDWCCPYKSLWLCFARHTGYGGYGNWPRGSRIISIDEQPFSITSWIRMEDGTEHSHVVLTP; the protein is encoded by the exons ATGGGGCGAGCTCACCCTTCCAtcgccttcctcctcctcctcttcttctgctTCCTGGTGAGCACTCTTGTCGCCTTGTCCGACAGCCGGCGCCAGGATCCGCTTCTCCCCCTTCCGAACGCGAATCCGCTCCGGTTCTCTGCTGACGGATCGCCCTTCAAGATCGCGCTCTTCGCCGATCTCCACTATGGCGAGAACGCGTGGACCGACTGGGGCCCCGCGCAGGACGATGGCTCCGATCGAGTCATGTCGGCGGTGCTCGACGCGGAGGATCCAG ACTTTGTGATCTATTTGGGGGATGTTATTACTGCGAACAACCTACCAATTACTAATGCATCCTTGTATTGGGATAGAGCTCTTTCTTTAACAAGAAACAAAGGGAAACCTTGGTCTACTGTGTTTGGCAATCATGATGATGCTCTATTTGAGTGGCCATCTGAGTGGTTTTCAGCCACCGGTATTCCGCAGGTCAATTGTCCATCAGCAAATGTGCCATTTTCAG GAGATACTGATTGCAGTTTCAAGGGAACAACAAGAATCGACTTGATCAGTACTGAAATTAAAAACAATGTATTATCTCGTACCACTAGGGGTCCTAACACCCTTTGGCCTAGTGTTTCCAACTATGTATTACAAGTGTCTTCCTACAAAGATCCAATGCTTCCGGTTGTATTTTTCTATTTCCTAGATTCGGGCGGTGGTTCCTACCCAGAAGTTGTATCAAAGGCTCAGGCCAAATGGTTCCAGAGGCAATCGCAGGGGATCAACCCGAATGCCAG CATTCCGGAGGTTATCTTTTGGCATATACCAAGTAGAGCTTACCAGAAAGTAGCTCCTGTGCCTACTACTCAAATTCATACACCATGTGTTGGTTCCATCAACAAAGAAAAAGTGGCTCCTCAAGTATCAGAATGGGGAATCATGGATATCCTTGCATCAAGGGCTTCTGTTAAG GCAGTTTTTGCTGGCCACAACCATGGATTGGACTGGTGCTGCCCTTACAAGAGTCTTTGGTTGTGCTTTGCTCGCCACACTGGTTATGGAGGTTACGGCAATTGGCCAAGAGGATCAAGGATCATTTCAATAGATGAACAGCCATTCTCGATCACTTCTTGGATACGAATGGAGGATGGAACTGAACACAGCCATGTTGTCTTGACCCCTTAA